From a single Fulvivirga ulvae genomic region:
- a CDS encoding cold-shock protein, whose translation MQEGTVKFFNNTKGFGFIKPSDSSEDIFVHESGLVDEIRENDKVRFDVERGRKGMNAVNVELID comes from the coding sequence ATGCAAGAAGGAACAGTAAAGTTTTTTAATAACACCAAAGGATTTGGATTTATTAAGCCCTCAGATTCAAGTGAAGACATCTTTGTACACGAAAGTGGCTTGGTAGATGAAATCCGCGAAAACGACAAAGTAAGATTTGACGTGGAAAGAGGAAGAAAAGGAATGAATGCAGTTAACGTTGAGTTGATTGATTAA
- a CDS encoding cold-shock protein, producing the protein MQEGTVKFFNNTKGFGFIKPSNSSEDIFVHESGLIDEIRENDKVKFDVERGNKGMNAVNVELID; encoded by the coding sequence ATGCAAGAAGGAACAGTAAAGTTTTTTAATAACACCAAAGGATTTGGATTTATTAAGCCCTCAAATTCAAGTGAAGACATCTTTGTACACGAAAGTGGTCTTATAGATGAGATCCGTGAAAACGACAAAGTAAAATTTGACGTGGAAAGAGGAAACAAAGGAATGAACGCCGTTAACGTTGAGTTGATCGACTAA